cctgggcccctttggggggatggggagggacccggacgcctgggcccctttgggggatggggagggacccggacgcctgggccccttgggagatcaggggacgcctgggcccctttgggggggggtgatgggacacctgggcccttttggGGGATGAAggggcacccggacacctggaCTAACAGGCAGGTGACAGTGGGTGACACTGGGTGCCATAGGGGTGACACCGGGTGACACCGGGTGCTGTAGGGATGCCATAGGGGTGACACTGGGTGACACTGGGTGACACTGGGTGCCATAGGGGTGACACTGGGTGACACTGGGTGACACCGGGTGACAGTGGGTGCTGTAGGGATGCCATAGGGGTGCCACCGGGTGCCATAGGGGTGACACTGGGTGACATGTGGGTGACACTGGGTGACACTGGGTGACACCGGGTGCCATAGGGATGCCATAGGGGTGACACCGGGTGACATGTGGGTGACACTGGGTGACACCGGGTGCCATAGGGATGCCATAGGGGTGACACCGGGTGCCATAGGGGTGACACTGGGTGCCATGTGGGTGACACTGGGTGACACTGGGTGCCATGGGGTGACACTGGGTGACAGCGGGTGACAGCGGGTGCTGTAGGGACGCCATAGGGGTGACACCAGGTGACACTGGGTGACACTGGGTGCCATGGGGTGACACTGGGTGACACCGGGTGACAGCGGGTGCTGTAGGGACGCCATAGGGGTGCCACTGGGTGCCATAGGGGTGACACTGGGTGACATGTGGGTGACACTGGGTGCCACCGGGTGCCATGGGGTGACACTGGGTGACACCGGGTGACACCGGGTGCCATAGGGACGCCATAGGGGTGACACCGGGCGACACCAGGTGACATGCGGGTGACACTGGGCACCATAGGGGCGCCATATGGGTGACACCAGGTGACATGCGGGTGACACTGGGCACCATAGGGGCGCCATAGGGGTGCCACCGGGTGACACCAGGTGACATGCGGGTGACACCGGGCACCACAGGGGCGCCATAGGGGTGCCACCGGGCGCCATAGGGACACCACGGGGGTGCCACTGGGTGCCGTAGGGGCGACCCCAGGTGCCACGCGGGTGCCCGCGGGTGacgtccccgtccccccgggCGCGCGCGCAGACCCGCCGGAGGTGGAGGCGGTGGCGGGGCCGGCGGAGGCGGTGGAGGGGGCGGCGGTGGAGCTGGCCtgcgccgcccggggccgcccgccgccgctgctggcctggctgcggggcgggcgggtgctgcgggaggcggcgggcgagcgcctggcgctgccgctgccccgcgtGGCCCCCGCCCACGGCGGCGCCTACGTCTGCGTGGCCGAGAACCGCCACGGCCGCCACAACCGCTCGCTGGAGCTGCGCGTGCGCTGTGAGTGCtgccggcggcccggcccggacgcctgggccccttgggtgggggtaggagggggcacccggacgcctgggccccttttgggggggggagatggacacctgggccccttgggtggggagggcccggacgcctgggccccttgggtggggagggcccggatgcctgggcccctttggggaggagacccggacgcctgggccccttgggtggggggcgcccggacgcctgggcccctttggggaggagacccggacgcctgggccccttgggtggggggtgcccggacgcctgggcccctttggtgGGGAagggcccggatgcctgggcccctttggggaggagacccggacgcctgggccccttttgggggggggggagctggacacctgggtcccttggggaggagacccggacacctgggccccttgggtggggggtgcccggacgcctgggcccccttgggtggggggggagatggacacctgggtccctttgggtgggggtaggagggggcacccggacgcctgggccccttttggggggggggggagctggacacctgggtccctttgggtgggtgcccggacacctgggcccctttgggtggggggggagctggacacctgggtccctttgggtgggggtaggagggggcacccggacgcctgggtccctttagggtgggtgcccggacgcctgggccccttggggaggagacccggacgcctgggccccttggtgGGGGGGGAGCTGGACAGCTGGGTCCCTTGGGTGGGGGTAGGAGGGGGcatctggacacctgggtcccttcggTGGGaggacacccggacgcctgggccccctcaaGGTCCCCCAAACCCCTGGGTccccccgggagctgcccggacacctgggccccccgaGTCCCCCTGAACCCCTGGGTCCCCGCTGGgacttcccggacgcctgggcccccccaacCACCACCACGACCGggagccgcccggacgcctgggccccccccagcctgatggtgacgggcggcggcgcagaCCCGCCGCGGGCGCCGGTGGTGAACGGCTCAgcggtggtggcggcgggggAGCCGGTGACGGTGGCCTGCAGCGCCGAGAGCGACCCGGCGCCCATCGTGCGGGTGCTCAAGGGCGGCCGGGTGGTGGCGGGCCGCCGTCTACGAGCCGCGCGTCGCCCTGGAGCTGGCGGCCGCCCGGCCCGAGGACGCCGGCGAGTACCTGTGCCTGGCCGAGAACCAGTACGGGCAGCAGGGCACCGCCTTCAACGTCACCGTCGAGTGTGAgtgccaccacccccccccccccgcgtgtgCCcctcgccccggacgcctgggcccctcctgtcccggacgcctgggcccctcctgtccTGGGTCCTtcctgtcccggacgcctgggcccctcctgtccTGGGTCCTtcctgtcccggacgcctgggcccctcctgtccTGGGTCCTTCCtgttccggacgcctgggcccctcctgtccTGGGTCCTTCCtgttccggacgcctgggcccctcctgtccTGGGTCCTTCCtgttccggacgcctgggcccctcctgtccTGGGTCCTTCttgtcccggacacctgggcccctcctgtcCTGGGTCCTTCttgtcccggacacctgggcccctcctgtcCTGGGTCCTTcttgccccggacgcctgggcccctcctgtccTGAGTCCTtcttgtcccggacgcctgggcccctcctgtccTGGGTCCTtcctgtcccggacgcctgggcccctcttgtCCTGGGTCCTtcctgtcccggacgcctgggcccctcctgtccTGAGTCCTTcttgccccggacgcctgggcccctcctgtccTGGGTCCTtcttgtcccggacgcctgggcccctcctgtccTGAGTCCTTcttgccccggacgcctgggcccctcctgtcccggacacctgggcccctcctgtcccggacgcctgggccccttccgccCTGGGTCCTTCttgtcccggacacctgggcccctcctgtcccggacacctgggccccctcctgTCCTGGGTCCCCTTTGCCCTGGGTCCCCCTatgccccggatgcctgggcccctctccccatcctggacacctgggcccccccggacacctgggtccctcccagacaccttggcccttcccggacgcctgggcccctcctgaaTCCCTGGGTCCCCCCggctgcctgggcccctcctggacacTGGGCCCCCCTCtatcccggacacctgggccccttcccggccgCCTGGgcgccctcgccgccgcggctGACGTGCCGCCGCGCAGTCGCGCCGGTGGTGCTGCCGGAGTCGCGGTGCACGGCGGGCCGCGAGGCGGTGCAGTGCGTGTGCGCCGTGGCCGCCAGCCCGCCGGCCGCCGTCGCCTTCGAGCTGCCGAGCCGCAACGCGACCgtgggccccggcgccgccgccttcGCCTTCGCCCCGGAGCCGCGCGCCGGCACCACCGTCACCGCCCTGCTGACGCTGCGCGGCGCCCTCGAGCCCCGGCTCGCCGTGCTCTGCGCCGCCCGCAACGCCCGCGGCACCGCCGCCCGCCAGCTCCGCTTCCACCACCCCGGTgaggggccgcgggggggcggggggggctcctgccccacggcgcaggggggcaggggggggattTGCCCCCCTTTGGGCCCCTTATTGCCACATCGGAGGGCGCGGGAATTTCCTGGGTTTGGTTCCCGTGCTCCAGCACCCCCCACAGGAGGGGTTGGGAGCTGCCCGGGAGTGGGTTTTGCCCCTGGGGGGGGATATTTGCCCCTAGTGGACACGTTTTGCCCCTGGGGGGGGATTTGCCCCCCTTTGGGCCCCTTATTGCCACGTTGGAGGGCGCGGGAATTTCCCGGGTTCAGTTCCCGCGCTCCAGCGCCCCCCACAGGAGGGGTTGGGGGCTGCCCCAGGGGGGTGTATTTGCTCCTAGTGGATAGGTTTTGCCCCTGGGGGGGGATTTGCCCCCCTTTGGGCCCCTTATGGCCACGTCGGAGGGCGCAGGAATTTCCCGGGTTTGGTTCCCGCGCTCCGGCACCCCCCCATGTTAGGGGttgggggctgccccgggggtggGTTTTGCCCCTGGGGGTGGCTTTTTCCCCGGGGGGGGTGTATTTGCCCCTAGTGGACACGTTTTGCCCCGGGGGGGGGATTTGCCCCCCTTTGGGCCCCTTATTGCCATGTCAGAGGGCACGGGAATTTCCTGGGTTTGGTTCCCACACTCCGGCGCCCCCCCATGGGAGGGGTCAGGGGTTGCCCCCCGGTGGGTTTTGCCCCTGGGGGGGGTATTTGCCCCTAGTGGACACGTTCTGCCCCGGGGGGGGATTTGCCCCCCTTTTGCCCCCCTTTGGACCCCTTAGGGGCGTGGTGGAGGGCGTGGGAATTTCCTGGGTTTGGTTCCCACACTCCAGCGCCCCCCACAGGAGGGGTTGGGAGCTGCCCGGGGAGTGGGTTTTGCCCCTGGGGGGGGATATTTGCCCCTAGTGGACATGTTTTGCCCCGGGGGGGGATTTGCCCCCCTTTGGGCCCCTTAGGGGTATGGTGGAGGGCGCGGGAATTTCCCGGGTTTGGTtcccgcgctccggcgcccccccaTGTTAGGGGttgggggctgccccgggggtggGTTTTGCCCCTGGGGGTGGGTTTTTCCCCGGGGGGGTGTATTTGCCCCTAGTGGACACGTTTTGCCCCGGGGGGGGGATTTGCCCCCCTTTGGGCCCCTTATTGCCACGTTGGAGGGCGTGGGAATTTCCCGGGGTCGGTTCCCGCGCGGCGGCAGGGGGGGGCGGTTCCTACccccggggggaggggcgggatTTGCCCCCACCCCTCCCCTCGGGTGCGACctgccccccccgctgccccccccccccagacgggCTGGTGTGGGCCAAGGTGGGGCCGGTGGGCGCCGTGGTGGCCTTCGCCGTCGTCATCGCCGTCGTCTGCTACGTCAGCCAGACCCGCCGCAAGTGAGCCCCGCCCCCCACGCGAGCCACGCCCCCAGGGACCCGCCCCCTGCAGGCCACGCCCCCCAAAGGGATCCACACCCCCCCAGAgcacccacccccccccaagaACCTGCCCCTGTCCTGGCCTTGTCCCTATGGGCCCTGCTCCCAACTGGCCACGCCCCCCATCAGGCCACGCCCCCATAAGGGACCTGCCCCGTGAGGCCACGCCCCCATCAGGCCACGCCCCCCAAAGGGACCCACCCACCCTCGGGCCAGCGCCGTCCCCAATGGGGAACCTTGCTCCCAACTGGCCCCGCCCCACCAAAGGCCCCGCCCCctacaggccccgccccctctcccATGGGCCACGCCCCCTAAGGGACTTGCCCCCAAAGCCCCGCCCCCTAAAGGCCCCCGCCCCCGGTCTCCTTGGGCCCCGCCCCCATAGGCCCTGCCCCATTAAGCCCCACCCCCACCCGGGCCGTTCCacgcccctcccccacccccgtTGGGCCCCGCCCCTGGCGGGAGGGGCGTGACATCGGGGCGGGGGGGTCACAGGGGTCGCGGGAGGTCAGAGGTCGGAGGTCAgagcggccccgcccccccccccccgcaggaagACGGCCGGGAGCCCCGAGGGGGCCGTGGCCCCTCCCCCGCCCGGGCCCAGCGGAGACCCCCGGAACGGCCAGGTGggaccacgggggggggggggacacggggggggacattgggagggggaggggggacagtGGGGAGGTGACAGGGGGTGACACGGGGGGGTGACCTGGGGGGGTGACGGGTGACACAGGGGGGTGACATTGGGGAGGTAATGGGTGACAGGGGGTGACCCGGGGGGTGATGTGGGGGTGACACGGGGGGGTGACATTGGGGGAGGTGATGGGTGACGGGGGGGTGACATGGGGGTGACATGGAGGTGACACAGGGGGGTGACATGGGGGTGACATGGAGGGTGACCTGGGGGGGTGACAGGTCACACAGGGGGGTGACATGGGGGTGACACGGGGGGGTGACAGGTGACCTGGGGGGGTGATGAGTGACCCAGAGGGGTGACGTCGGAGTGACATGGGGGGGTGACACAGGGGGGTGACAGGTGACACGGGGGGGTGACATTGGGGGAGGTGATGGGTGACAAGGGGTGACATACGGGGGTGACACAGGGGGGTGACAGGTGACACTGGGGAGGTGACAGGGGGTGACATGGAGGGTGACCTGGGGGGTGATGGGTGACCCGGAGGGGTGACATGGGGGTGACACGGGGGGGTGACACAGGGGGGTGACAGGTGACATGGGGGGGTGACATTGCGGGAGGTGATGGGTGACGTGGGGGTGACAGGAGGTGACACAGGGGGTGACTTGGGGTGACATTGGGGGAGGTGACAGGGGGGGTGACCGGGGGGGGTGACGACGGACGCCCCCTTCCCAGCAGgccgagcgccgcgccgcccccccggagcccccgaGTACGCCGAGATCCGCCTGCCCTGACCCCGCCCCCCTGTGCCGAGGCTCCGCCCCCCGTGCCGAGGCCCCGCCCCTGCCGGACCTGcccgcgaggccccgccccctgccgccGAGGCTCCGCCCCCTCGCTGCCAGCCCTTCCCAGGGGGGTGGGGCgaggaggccccgcccccctgcCGCACAGACTCCGCCCCTCCCTTATTTATTGCCCCTCCCCCagctcccgccccccccgggaGGGGTCACGGGGAGGTCGCGACCCCATGGTGGGGTcacgcggggggaggggggaggtcaCGGGGTCGCgacctccccctctccccacccctccccccccggtgCGACCCCCCCCGCCACCTTtcacccctccctccccccccaaaataaacgGGATCGGACGGAGCCGCCCGGCGCCTCTGTGGGGGGAggggcaggaggggcccaggcgtccgggtgcccccggGGGCGGGGCTATAGGGGGCTATAGGGGGCTAtaggggctgcggggggctggaGGGTCCCAAGCGCTATAGGGGGTCGCTATAGAGACCCGGGTGCTGTAGGGAGGGGAGGCCCCAtcgccacggggggggggggaaactatAGGCTTCCATATGACTTAAGATATAGGAGCTTGTGGGACCTATAGGGGCGGGACCTATAGGGGCGGGAGCTATAGGGGTGCCCCCCCCAAGGCTCTCTCTCCATAGGGCCCCCACAGGTGGCGGAGCGACCACCCCGGCTGCTGCACGGCCCCTCCCGAGCCCTATAGGGGCCCCCCGGGGAGCTATAGGCACCACGCTGGGTGCCATAGGCACCTCACGGGGGGgctaaacaacccccccccagcgGCTATAGGACCCCTCTGGGCGCTATGGAGACCTCACCGGCTGCTATAGGGGCCCCACTGAGGGCTACGGACCCCCCCCAGGGGCTACAGGACCCCCCCAGAGCTATAGGACCACTAGAATCTATAGGGGCCTCAGAAGTTTATAGGCGCCCCCAAGGGCTATAGGGGCTCCTAGAGCCTATAGGGACCCCCAGGAGCTACAGGGCCCCCCCCAGGGGCTACAGGAGCCCTCGGCGTCTAtaggccccccccccaggcgctATAGGACCCACTAGAGCCTATAGGGATCCCCAGGAGCTCCCTCTTCCGGGGCGCCCGCTGCCCCGACCCGGAAGTAGAATCCCCAGGAGCTCCCTCTTCCGGGGGCGCCCGCTGCCCCGACCCGGAAGTAGATCAAGGCGGGGAGGGGGTgaaggggcgcggccaccgcgcatgcgccccgccccctcctcctccaccgccgccgcgcatgcgccccgcgggggagggggggtgcgcgccgccgccgccgcgcatgcgcccgaggccgccgccgccgagaggggggcggggccgcgccgcgcttctcggcccccgccctcccccccgccccccgcccgcgccggaagcggccgcgcagcgccgccgccgccgcctcccgctcaAACggcccctccccacccccccccccgggcgggcggcaaggggagaa
This Apteryx mantelli isolate bAptMan1 unplaced genomic scaffold, bAptMan1.hap1 HAP1_SCAFFOLD_413, whole genome shotgun sequence DNA region includes the following protein-coding sequences:
- the LOC136996566 gene encoding LOW QUALITY PROTEIN: Schwann cell myelin protein-like (The sequence of the model RefSeq protein was modified relative to this genomic sequence to represent the inferred CDS: deleted 1 base in 1 codon), which translates into the protein MPPTIAGLEGTCVLLPCRFDYPEELRPAAVHGLWYFGNPYPKSYPPVVARSRPGGPVHESFEGRARLLGAPRARDCSLLLTGLSPELAGRYYFRGDLGGYNQYTFSEHATLEVTAEPSLELPEELVAGQEAEATCRVPDNCPGLGPALAWAGAEELPEAAAAPARPLEAPGGSRSLVARLRFRPRPGDGGRRLACRLAYANASLAAEAAVALDVQYPPEVEAVAGPAEAVEGAAVELACAARGRPPPLLAWLRGGRVLREAAGERLALPLPRVAPAHGGAYVCVAENRHGRHNRSLELRVRYPPRAPVVNGSAVVAAGEPVTVACSAESDPAPIVRVLKGGRVVAAAVYEPRVALELAAARPEDAGEYLCLAENQYGQQGTAFNVTVEFAPVVLPESRCTAGREAVQCVCAVAASPPAAVAFELPSRNATVGPGAAAFAFAPEPRAGTTVTALLTLRGALEPRLAVLCAARNARGTAARQLRFHHPDGLVWAKVGPVGAVVAFAVVIAVVCYVSQTRRK